The Cumulibacter manganitolerans genome contains the following window.
GCGCGGCAGCCGGCCGGTCGCCGACTCCGGGATGCCCAGCTCCTCGTACAGGTGCTTGGAGGTCGAGTAGGTCTCGACCGGCTCCGGGATGCCGAGGTCGAGCAGCTTGTCGATCAGCGCCCAGCGCGGCATGTCGTCCCAGTCGACGAGGGTGATCGCGATGCCCTCGCGGCCGGCCCGCCCCGTGCGCCCGATGCGGTGCACGTAGGTCTTCTCGTCCTCGGGGGTCTGGTAGTTGATGACGTGCGAGACGCCGGAGATGTCCAGCCCGCGCGCGGCCACATCGGTCGCGACGAGGACGTCGACCTTGCCCGAGCGGAATGCGCGCAGCGCCTGCTCACGGGCGCCCTGCCCGAGGTCGCCGTGCACGGCCGCCGCCGCGAAGCCCCGCGACTCCAGCTCGTCCGCGACGTTCTGCGCGGTGCGCTTGGTGCGGGTGAAGATGAGGGTCAGCTCGCGGTCGGGCGCCTGCAGGACGCGCGCGAGCAGCTCGGGCTTGTCGAGCGCATGCGCCCGGTAGACGATCTGCCGGATCTGCGGCGCGGTCTGGTTGTCGTCGTGGTGCTCGGCGCGGATGTGCGTCGGCTGCGTCATGAACTGGCGGGCCAGCGTGACGATCGGGCCGGGCATGGTCGCCGAGAACAGCATCGTCTGGCGCTTGTCCGGCACCATCCTCAGCACCTTCTCGATGTCCGGCAGGAAGCCCAGGTCGAGCATCTCGTCGGCCTCGTCGAGCACCAGGATCTTGATCTTGCCGAGCACCAGCTTGGCCTGCTCGGCGAGGTCGATCAGCCGGCCCGGCGTGCCGACGACGATGTCGACGCCCTTCTCCAAGGCGGCGATCTGCGGCTCGTACGCACGGCCACCGTAGATCGCCTCGACGCGGACGCCGCGCTCGCTGCCGGCCTGCTTGATGTCGCGGGCGACCTGCACGCACAGCTCGCGGGTCGGGACGATGACCAGCGCCTGCGGCGTGCCGTCGGCGCCCTCGTCGACGCTGAGCACCTGCTCGAGCATCGGCACGCCGAAGCCCAGCGTCTTGCCGGTACCCGTGCGCGCCTGCCCGATGAGGTCGTGCCCACTCATCGCGATCTGCAGGGTCATCTGCTGGATCGGGAAGGAGTGCACGATGCCGAGCTTCTCGAGCGCGGCGACGGTCTCCGGCCGGGCGCCGAGCTCGGCGAACGTCGGCTGGGCCGGCTTGGTCTTGTCGTCGTCGACCTCGACGACCTCGGCGCCGGGGACCACCTCCGACTCGGCCGGGGCGGCGGGCTGGTCGGTCGCCGGGTGGGCGGCGGTGGCTTCTTCGGTTGCCTGCTCGGCAGGGGTGTCGGTCACTGGTGTCCTTCGGTGTCGTGATTCGGCGCTCACGCACGGACACGACTGCCGGTAAAGGAGGAGCGACCGATGGTGGCTCTACTCTGCTCAGCTGGGTTCGCCGGCGGTGATCCGACGACAGTGCCCGCGCACATCAACGACCTCAGTCTAGCGCGCGGGCACCTGGTACGGCGTGAACCGGCTAGTCGGCGGCGGTGAACCCGACGCGGCGTGCGTCACCCTCGCCGATCTCGACGTACGAGATCCGCGCGACGGGGACGAGGTACTGCCGGCCGCGCTTGTCCGCCAGCTCCAGCACGTTGTCCTCGTTCTTCAGCGACTCGACGATGCTCGAGCGCACGGTCGCGGCGTCCTCCTTGGTGTCGATGACCAGCTCGCGCGGGGTATGGATGATGCCGATCTTGATGTCCACGGTGCTCCTTAGGCGGTGGTGGTGGTGCTTGAGGTGGGAAACGTGGAGATTCCCCGCCAGAGCAACGCCGACATGAGGCT
Protein-coding sequences here:
- a CDS encoding DEAD/DEAH box helicase, with the protein product MTDTPAEQATEEATAAHPATDQPAAPAESEVVPGAEVVEVDDDKTKPAQPTFAELGARPETVAALEKLGIVHSFPIQQMTLQIAMSGHDLIGQARTGTGKTLGFGVPMLEQVLSVDEGADGTPQALVIVPTRELCVQVARDIKQAGSERGVRVEAIYGGRAYEPQIAALEKGVDIVVGTPGRLIDLAEQAKLVLGKIKILVLDEADEMLDLGFLPDIEKVLRMVPDKRQTMLFSATMPGPIVTLARQFMTQPTHIRAEHHDDNQTAPQIRQIVYRAHALDKPELLARVLQAPDRELTLIFTRTKRTAQNVADELESRGFAAAAVHGDLGQGAREQALRAFRSGKVDVLVATDVAARGLDISGVSHVINYQTPEDEKTYVHRIGRTGRAGREGIAITLVDWDDMPRWALIDKLLDLGIPEPVETYSTSKHLYEELGIPESATGRLPRSQRTREGLDAEQIEDLGERKRDRDGGRGRDGGRRRGGAPGHGRD
- a CDS encoding DUF3107 domain-containing protein, which translates into the protein MDIKIGIIHTPRELVIDTKEDAATVRSSIVESLKNEDNVLELADKRGRQYLVPVARISYVEIGEGDARRVGFTAAD